The DNA sequence TAACAAGTATTTGATCATATTTTAAGGAATATGCTGTACTAAATGTCCATCCATCTTCATTTTACATGTGGGATAAGGAACAACATGGACACAGGAGATAGTGGAATTAATACAAAATGAAGGTGATGTAGAGAAAAGTAAACGGGCACCAACTCATCAACGATTTCCTTTCCTCGAATGGAAAATCCCATCCTTAGGATCTGGTAAGTATGGAATAGCCACACTTCACTACAGTCCTAAAATGCACTTAGGATTTTTACTGTCTTTGAACCTTTCAAAATTATAGGCTTTCAAACAATGATTGGTGAGTtttgtggttttgtctttttttaactgtGTCTGGCCACTGTTATACTACAGACGTTTTCTAATGGAATTATTGTTTATACAAAAGTGAGTTaaattttgtttctctagttagaaattaattttacttCAAAAGGATAAGCTCAAGTAAGATAACCCTGGTGAAAGGATTTGAATTTTTTAGGTTCTTATTTATTTGGTTGACTGTTATGGTTAGGAATAGTTCTAGCCAAACATCTCTTCATGGGCTAGACATATTCTCTCACACCAGATCTATAGTTACAATGTTCTTGCAGATGCTTTGACTTGTAGTAGCAATAACGGAAGCAGCAGAACCTGGaagcaaatagagaaaaaaatagtagaaattGATCAAAAACCAATTTTGCAGGTTTGGAACAAGCTCAGGCAATGCCCTCACCACGGATCCTGAAAACACATCTTCCTTTTCACTTGTTGCCACCATCCTTCCTAGAGAAAAACTGTAAGGTAAAAAGCAAAAGGAATTCAGAGCTGTACTCCTTAAAACAACCTTAGTCTTCCATTTCCTCTTAAAACACttcacttgtttaaaaaaaaaaaaaaagtctacctcTTCACAATCATCAATACACAAATTAATACAAAtcctagccaggcacagtggcttatgcctgtaatcatagcattttgggagactgagatgggtggatcagctgaggtcaggacttcgagaccagcctgaccaacatggtgaaaccccatctctactaaaaacacaaaattcgcAGGATggggtggcacacgcctgtaatccaagctactcgggaggctgaggcaggagacttgcttgaacacgggaggcggaggttgcagtgagccaagatggtgccactgcactccagcctgggtgacagagcgagactccatctcaaaaacaaaacaaaacaaaaaagtctccCATAACGAGGATGACAAAAATGCAGCCTCAGAAAAACTGAACTGTGTGAAATGTATCCACCCTAACACGACTCGCCTGGGCagtaatagcaaaaacaaacaaaaaaaactgttttttttttttttgcttcttccctcccctcccctcatcaTTCCCAGATAATCTATGTAGCAAGAAATCCCAAGGACAACATGGTGTCCTATTACCATTTCCAAAGAATGAATAAAGCACTTCCTGATCCAGGAACATGGGAAGAGTATTTTGAGACTTTTCTGGCTGGGAAAGGTGAGAGAATTTAGTCTTGTTTCCCTTCATTTCTCAAAATCTCCAAACACCCTAGAAGGAACGAATCCTCTCTTTTGAACGGCAGGGGCTCTACCTTCTCTAATGGAACACTCTCACTTCAGAAATTCTCCTTTCAGAGGGATAATAGGACCTCTGTGACTCATTGCCCTGTTTTCCATCCCATCTTCCAGTGTGCTGGGGCTCCTGGCATCAACATGTGAAAGGATGGTGGGAAGCCAAAGACAAACACCATATTCTCTATCTCTTCTATGAGGACATGAAGAAGGTGAGCACAGTGCCATCTAATGTGTGCCCACTGGGCCATAAAACATGTAAGTCATAATGTATTGACCCCATCAGGGACTCAGATTGATGTGGGGAACAGAAAATTGCTGCACTTCGTTGGCTACAGCTGTCATTTGTCCAAATGCACATGGCTGATCATGAGTTTAAGTATCACACAGTCTCACCTGCAGCTTCCTGGTGCTCCCCAGGATGCTGCACATCTCCCTTACAGGGAGGTTATTACCCAATATGGATTGTGTCATTTCTCCCTTgcatatctattttaaaatgcagtttagcaggaaaaaaatcctagcacattttggtttctttggttttgtgttgttgttgttgttgttgttgttgttgttttaagacagaggagtttcactctgtcgcccagactggagtgcagtgatgcgatctcaagttactgcaagctccgcatcccaagttcaagcgattctcctgcctcagcctctggagtagttgggattacagtcgcctgccaccacacccagctaattatttgtacttttagtagaaacggggtttcaccatgttggccaggctgattttgaacttctgacctcaagtgttccacccacctccgcctgccaaagtgctaggattacaggcatgaactaccgtgCCCggagtttttgggttttttttattaGCACTGAGGAACATAAtacggttttttgttttttgttttttttttgagatggagtcttgctctgtcgcccagcctggagtgcggtggcccgatctcggctcactgcaagctccgcctcccgggttcacgccattctcctgcgtcagcctcccgaatagctgggactacaggcacccgccaccacgcccggctaattttttgtattttttagtagagacggggtttcaccgtgttagccaggatggtctctatctcctgaccctgtgatctgcccgcccggcctcccaaagtgctgggattataggcgtgagccacgacgcccagccAATAGCTTTAAGAAACAGTTTAGGAAGTGGTTCAATGGAAAATGGATTTAGATTCAAAATTCTTGAAATCAAGTTCCGTCAATTCTTGGTAAAGACACTTAACATCTTGGGGGCTTagttttcttaaatgtaaaaatgaagataataagaTTTACCTATTCAAGATTTATTTGAGGACTAAATATCAGTGGATGTTTGTTGTAAATAATCATCTACTCTGCTACTTTCTGTGACCCCACTAAATACAGAGCTCTATACAGAATTATAGTCTCTGTTCTTGAATTGGTCATTGAAAGCCTTGATACTCAACAGGTACTTCACAGACTAGTTTGCATAAGCTACTGGAGCCTGCTCTAGGCCTGCTAAGTCTGGAGTTTTATAAAATTCCCACGAGATTCAAGCGCACATCACCATTTAGATGCACTTCTCTAAGGTTCAATCACTGCTGGGCCTTGTGATATCAGTGATTTCTACAAAATATCAAAGGAGTGGTAAACACAGACCATTTTcatgtggtttttaaaataattgttatagCTCCAGGATTTTCAGAAGCATGACTAAAGAACCAGCAGAACAACCTATGAGGTTATCAGTATAAAATTCCCTCCTTGTGTTTACATTGTTTTTACTTGGTACAACAGTGTTGTGCCCCATAGGAAGACTCCGGGCAGATGATGTTTGCCTACGGCGTGTATCATAGCCGTGTCAGAGAAAGGATATGTCGCCAGGAATCGGGCTCTTTTGCTTAGGTAGACCCTAGCGTATTATGCATGCCAGGAAGAAACTTTACCGAAACAGGTAATCTAACCTCAGAGTccctaaaactttttaaaatattgctgtgATCTTGTTTGGGAATGTCCCCTCACAAAGCTCACAATTCTCAGTACTCTGATTCCTAGTCTGTGTGAGGTCAATTAAATGAAACACTTCTGACATACAAGCTTTTACAGCAGAAGCCCACTACAGACACAGTGGTCGGGGTAAGCGCTTCCACTTTCCCTTCCCACCCGCTCCCTGCTCCCAGAGACGGAGGAGTCCCACAGCCACAGTGATGTCACAAGGTTGTATGTCCCTCTGATGAGAAATCAGTGGTTACACTGGAACTGAGCTACTCTCAGTTCCACTTGACTTGGTGGTCTGGTACCAGAGGTACTAGCCATGGGTACCTCTTgacatatgcaaaaaataaaaataaaaatttctctcccctcctcctgccaTCACTGCAGTCTGGGGACATTTCTGTCAATGTCAGAAACAGGATATAGCTTCCTCTTGGTCAGGTCTTTAATCTTCTGCTCCTGTGCTTCTGAAATGTCTTGCGCAGGGCTTGTGGACATAACCCTGGCACACTCCCTCAGTGAACCGTTCACTAGGCACTGTACGTCATTGTCTGGTGAATGTTTCACTAAGCTTACCCAGTTGATTACATATTAAGGGGAAAAAATTATTAGTGATTCCAATTactaaaaaaagaacaatatggGTCATCACGTTAAAATGAGTCACTTGAGCATTTGTTaagatttgatttttattttaactcgAATATGTTACCGGTTACTGTCATTAATCCATCACAATATTCTTTTTAAACTAATTCTATTAAATCATTACTCTTCTTTTGACTCTGATCATAGAACCCAAAGCATGAAGTTCAGAAGCTAACAGAATTTATTGAGAAGAAACTAGATGACAAAGTTCTAGATAAAATTGTCCATTACACTTCATTTGATGTTATGAAACAGAATTCAATGGCAAACTATTCATCGATTCCTGCTGAAATCATGGACCACTCCATTTCTCCATTCATGAGaaaaggtttttatagtttcttttcgTTATAATCTTAAAAGAACTGTCAAATATTTTATAGCATTTGAGAGGAGTTTTCTTTCCTATGGCtaggaaaaaataatatctttaataaATGATTTGGGGAAAAGAAGTATTTAAGAAGCCactgataaaatgaaaatagtatttaATTAGCCAATTATTATTAAGATTCAGAGAGTAAGATTTGATGTCTAAATCCAACCACTTATCCCCACTTTCCCTTAAGAGTTCTGGCtaataacatgaaaatatatggAATTAAGTCAGAGAGGGGAAAGAATCCATTTTATAGTCGGTTCTATGCTATCAGATTCAGTCATTCAAAGGTACTTACTGAGGggcttctatgtgccaggcactgttctagtcACTttgcagcagtgaacaaaacacaaaaattcattCCTGCATGGAAATTATATTCTAGtgataagcaaaataaaagaatacatagataacattaagaaaaataaaactgggaaaGGTAACAGGGATTACAATCAGAGAATTTGGGGGAGGggtcatattttttcttcttcaaatggTACCTTGGGCCTCCCAGAAATAGGCCCTTCTTGGTCAGCTTACAGCATGGGAGCTACAGTCATGAGCACCCACCATGCTTCGATGTGCAGCAGGGCacagagaaagacaagaaagcCTTCAGGCCTGCTGTTGTAACACAGTGGTCTTGCTCACTCACTAATGCAGCCAGGCGGTAAGAGGCTCTCCTCGTCTCACAAATCAGACAGGAAAGTCGTCTTCCCTTCAGGATAAGGAAGTGACAGGATAGCAAGAGAAACGTTTTGTCCAATACTGCTCTTCCTGGAACATGGCATAGAAATCATCACACAGAAACAGGAGAACAGGGAAGTACAGACTCTTCCAACAACTACTGACCCTCTCCCACATAACTGTATTTCAGGGGCAGTGGGAGATTGGAAGAAACACTTCACCGTGGCTCAGAATGAGAGATTTGATGAAGATTACAAGAAGAAAATGGCGGATACCAGACTAACTTTCCACTTCCAATTCtagtaaggaagaaaaagaactaaaaatattttagtttattaCCCAGTATATTTAGGTAATAATGAAagtttaattctcacaacaaatgATATCGGATTCCAGTTATCAGAATAGTTTATTGTGTTTGCTCTTGTtcactctactaaaaaaaaaattaaaaagg is a window from the Macaca mulatta isolate MMU2019108-1 chromosome 13, T2T-MMU8v2.0, whole genome shotgun sequence genome containing:
- the SULT1C4 gene encoding sulfotransferase 1C4 isoform X1; translated protein: MEDFTFDGTKRLSVNYVKGILQPTVTCDIWDEIWNFQAKPDDLLISTYPKAGTTWTQEIVELIQNEGDVEKSKRAPTHQRFPFLEWKIPSLGSGLEQAQAMPSPRILKTHLPFHLLPPSFLEKNCKIIYVARNPKDNMVSYYHFQRMNKALPDPGTWEEYFETFLAGKVCWGSWHQHVKGWWEAKDKHHILYLFYEDMKKNPKHEVQKLTEFIEKKLDDKVLDKIVHYTSFDVMKQNSMANYSSIPAEIMDHSISPFMRKGAVGDWKKHFTVAQNERFDEDYKKKMADTRLTFHFQF
- the SULT1C4 gene encoding sulfotransferase 1C4 isoform X2, which codes for MEDFTFDGTKRLSVNYVKGILQPTVTCDIWDEIWNFQAKPDDLLISTYPKAGTTWTQEIVELIQNEGDVEKSKRAPTHQRFPFLEWKIPSLGSVCWGSWHQHVKGWWEAKDKHHILYLFYEDMKKNPKHEVQKLTEFIEKKLDDKVLDKIVHYTSFDVMKQNSMANYSSIPAEIMDHSISPFMRKGAVGDWKKHFTVAQNERFDEDYKKKMADTRLTFHFQF